The Sphingobium yanoikuyae genome contains a region encoding:
- a CDS encoding PepSY domain-containing protein yields the protein MNSDDGSLGRNRRPPDPTALMQEVEWNMASKRTLTVVASVGAAALAIAGVAIAQNHEANENRIIGKHSERDIPLAQVPEAAMNAARAQLASISKAEQVTRKADGSTLYEIKGKNSDGKTIELFVTPEGQVLGRE from the coding sequence TTGAACTCGGACGACGGCTCATTGGGCCGTAACCGCCGCCCGCCCGACCCCACGGCCCTTATGCAGGAAGTGGAATGGAACATGGCTAGCAAACGAACTCTCACTGTTGTCGCAAGCGTGGGCGCGGCCGCGCTGGCGATCGCGGGCGTGGCGATCGCGCAAAACCACGAGGCGAACGAAAACCGGATAATCGGCAAGCACAGCGAACGAGACATCCCGCTTGCTCAGGTGCCCGAGGCCGCGATGAACGCGGCACGCGCGCAACTCGCGTCAATAAGCAAAGCGGAGCAAGTCACCCGAAAGGCGGACGGAAGCACGCTCTATGAAATCAAGGGCAAGAACAGCGACGGAAAGACGATCGAACTGTTCGTCACGCCCGAAGGCCAGGTGCTCGGCCGCGAATGA
- a CDS encoding DUF1259 domain-containing protein → MLKKTIALGFASLLLASPAWAAPDWSAVDRAIGRAGAEQPGGVHRYSFPRSDLSVTLDGVTIKPSLALGSWAAFQPMGDEAMVMGDLVLTHDEVNPVLSRLLASGFTITALHNHLLRSSPATMYMHIAGHGDPVKLAAALRQALSASRTPLAAPQSPSASAAASRLDLDVAPLNRLMGGEGKTAGGILQYSFPRAERLMDGDMETPPTMGTATAINFQPTGDGRAAITGDFVLVANEVDPVLRVLRTNGIEVTALHNHMLNDEPRLFFMHFWANDDAAKLARGLRAALDRMNNQRS, encoded by the coding sequence ATGCTGAAAAAGACCATCGCCTTGGGATTCGCCAGCCTCCTGCTGGCAAGCCCGGCATGGGCAGCGCCGGACTGGTCGGCTGTCGACCGGGCGATAGGACGAGCGGGGGCCGAACAGCCGGGGGGCGTTCACCGCTACAGCTTCCCGCGTTCGGACCTGAGCGTCACGCTGGATGGGGTGACGATCAAGCCCTCCCTCGCGCTCGGCTCTTGGGCGGCGTTTCAGCCGATGGGCGACGAGGCGATGGTGATGGGCGATCTCGTGCTGACCCACGACGAGGTGAACCCCGTTTTGAGCCGCCTGCTCGCAAGCGGTTTTACGATCACCGCGCTCCACAATCACCTGCTCCGCTCTTCGCCTGCGACCATGTACATGCACATTGCCGGCCACGGCGACCCGGTGAAGCTCGCGGCCGCGCTCCGGCAAGCGCTATCAGCCAGTCGGACCCCGCTCGCCGCGCCGCAATCGCCTTCGGCCAGCGCAGCCGCATCGCGGCTCGACCTCGATGTGGCCCCGCTCAACCGGTTGATGGGCGGTGAGGGCAAGACGGCCGGTGGCATCCTCCAATACAGCTTTCCGCGCGCCGAGCGGCTGATGGACGGCGATATGGAGACTCCGCCGACGATGGGCACGGCGACCGCGATCAACTTTCAGCCAACCGGGGACGGCCGAGCCGCCATCACCGGCGATTTCGTACTTGTCGCAAACGAGGTCGATCCGGTCCTGCGCGTGCTGCGGACGAACGGGATCGAGGTCACGGCGCTGCATAATCATATGCTAAACGACGAGCCGCGGCTGTTCTTCATGCACTTCTGGGCCAACGACGACGCAGCCAAGCTCGCCCGTGGGCTGCGCGCGGCGCTCGACAGGATGAACAATCAGAGGAGTTGA